Proteins co-encoded in one Columba livia isolate bColLiv1 breed racing homer chromosome 14, bColLiv1.pat.W.v2, whole genome shotgun sequence genomic window:
- the IL12B gene encoding interleukin-12 subunit beta: MSHILFALLSLFSFAALLEAQWKLRENVYVIESEWTDVTPATRVKLTCNTPDEALPVYWKKGTELKGTGKTLIAEVKEFPDAGNYTCLRADTHEIISYEFFLITKVDSNGQMIRSMLRSFEEPNRTFLKCEAKNYSGIFKCSWMTENESPNVKFTIRSLKGSQGDVICSSPVAHTDESVTEYTAECQKENYCPFAEEHQPIEMFLEVIDEVEYENYTSSFFIRDIIKPDPPQCQYVATNGTVTWTYPRTWSTPKSYFPLTFRVKAESTEEHTIQVYEADEQSFQIPIAGPKTKISVQARDRYYNSSWSEWSSVCR; the protein is encoded by the exons TGTATGTCATAGAATCAGAATGGACCGATGTGACACCAGCTACAAGAGTGAAGCTCACCTGTAACACACCTGATGAAGCACTGCCAGTTTACTGGAAGAAGGGCACAGAACTGAAGGGAACTGGAAAGACTTTAATTGCCGAAGTGAAAGAATTCCCAGATGCTGGCAACTACACCTGTCTGAGAGCTGATACCCATGAAATCATCAGCTATGAGTTCTTCCTCATAACTAAAGTAGACTCTAATGGGCAAATGATAAGGTCAATGCTGAGAAGCTTTGAAG AGCCAAACaggacatttttaaaatgtgaggcAAAGAACTACTCTGGAATTTTCAAATGTTCATGGATGACAGAAAATGAGAGTCCAAATGTGAAGTTCACAATCAGAAGTCTAAAAGG CTCTCAGGGAGATGTAATCTGCAGCAGCCCTGTAGCTCACACTGATGAATCAGTGACTGAATACACAGCTGAGTGCCAGAAAGAAAACTACTGTCCATTTGCTGAAGAGCACCAGCCGATTGAGATGTTCCTGGAGGTCATTGATGAGGTGGAATATGAGAACTACACCAGCAGCTTCTTCATCAGAGATATCA TAAAACCAGACCCACCCCAATGTCAGTATGTGGCCACAAACGGAACAGTGACCTGGACGTATCCCAGAACATGGAGCACACCAAAGTCCTACTTCCCTTTGACTTTCAGGGTCAAAGCTGAAAGTACAGAGGAACATACAATCCAG GTCTATGAGGCTGATGAGCAGTCATTTCAGATTCCAATAGCTGGGCCAAAAACCAAGATCTCTGTGCAGGCCAGGGATCGCTATTACAACTCATCCTGGAGTGAGTGGTCTTCAGTTTGCAG ATAA